CAAGTGAATTAAAAAAAGGGCTCGCAATTGTTGCGAACAAGAAAACCCTATTGATTAAAGATATCGAAGTGACGACGCCTGGCGGTCGTGGCGGTTCAAAAATTTATAAACTCCGTTGTACTGACTTAGAAACAGGCGCTCGCGTCGATGAACGTTATAAATCTGACGATTTCCTCGATACCGTTGATATGAATAAACGCGCCGTTTCATTCTCTTACATTGACGGTGACGAGCATATTTTCATGGATAATGAAGATTTCGCTCAATTTAACTTTAAGTCAACCGACATTGCAGACGAACTGCTATTTATGACGGAAGAAATTCAAGGTTTACACGTGGTACTTGTTGACGGTAAGCCAGTGGCCTTAGAAATGCCTGCTTCGGTGGAACTTGTCATTGACGAAACCGATCCTTCTATCAAAGGCGCATCTGCGTCTGCACGTACTAAACCTGCATA
This DNA window, taken from Vibrio palustris, encodes the following:
- the yeiP gene encoding elongation factor P-like protein YeiP encodes the protein MPKASELKKGLAIVANKKTLLIKDIEVTTPGGRGGSKIYKLRCTDLETGARVDERYKSDDFLDTVDMNKRAVSFSYIDGDEHIFMDNEDFAQFNFKSTDIADELLFMTEEIQGLHVVLVDGKPVALEMPASVELVIDETDPSIKGASASARTKPAYFATGLVVQVPEYIASGERVVINIAERKFMSRA